In the genome of Panthera leo isolate Ple1 chromosome F3, P.leo_Ple1_pat1.1, whole genome shotgun sequence, the window TATCCGCTTATTACACCCGCGACTATGGACACCCGTCTCAACCTCTCCTCGCTGGGCAATGTCCCGTCTGAAAAATGGGCACGGTAAAGAGAACGGGCCCTCCCGGGGTCAGGAGCGTCGCCGGGACCAGAGGACCTCGGGGCCGCGCGGGCCACGCAGCAAGTGTGAGCTCCGCGaccgtgcccccacccccaccccgctcccggTGACCCCGACCTCGCGGCcccccggcgggggggggggggtcggccCTCCGTCCGGCCCGCCCCCGCACCACCCCCGgtccctccccggcccccccGCGCCCGCGCACCGGTGGCCTCCACCATGCCCTCGAGGATGACGACGATCTCGAAGTCGTCCCTCTCCAGGGCGCGGCGCGACGCCTCCCAGAAGGGGCTGGCGGCGTCGATCTCGTGGCTGATGACGAGCGGCGACACGAGGAAGAGGCGGTCGTCGCCCGTGTCGAAGCCCACGCTCAGGTCGGTCTGGTGCAGCGGGATGAACTCGCCCTCCAGCGTCTGGCGCGAGCGGATGAGCTTGGCGCGGATGGAGGCCTCGACGATGTGCGACGAGCGCAGGTCGCCCACGCGGAACATGAGGCACAGGCGCCCGTCGCGCAGCGACACCACGGCGTGCGACGAGAAGACGAGCGTGGCGGCGCGCTTGTTGGGCTGCGAGATCTTGACGAACATGCAGCCCACCATGAAGGCGTTCACCATGGAGCCCAGGATGgcctgcagcagcagcagcgcgATGCCCTCGGGGCACTGGTCGGTGATGACGCGGTGCCCGTAGCCGATGGTGGTCTCCGTCTCGATGGAGAACAGGAAGGCGGCCACGAAGCCGTTGAGGTTGTTGACGCACGGCGTCCACGCCGCGTCGCCCAGGTGCTCCAGGTCGCCGCGGCCGTAGGCCACCAGCCACCAGATGGCGCCGAAGAAGAGCCAGGTGAGCGCGTAGGCGAGCACGAAGAAGAGCAGGCTGAGGCGCCACTGCAGGTCGGCCAGCGTGGTGAACAGGTCGGTCAGGTAGCGGCCCGGCTCGCGCACGTTGCCCTGCTGCACGTTGCACCTGCCGTCCTTCTCCACGTAGCGCTGGCGGCCGCGGCGGCGCGGCGGCTCGGGGCCCGGGGAGCGGGGGGCGCCGGCCCGCGCCATGGCGGCGGCCGCAGGGGGCCTGCGGGACGGGAGCGCCGAGCCTCAGCCCCCGCCGGCCGGCTCTAGGGggcgcggccccggccccgcccccagccccagccccagccccgcccccagcccggggcgccccgcggcccccgccccgcccccagactCAGacacagccccgcccccagccccagccccgcccccagcccggggcgccccgcggcccccgccccgcccccagacccACCCTCAGAcacagccccagccccgcccccagcccccgccccgcccccagcccggggcgccccgcggcccccgccccgccccgcccccagacccACCCTCAGacacagccccacccccagccccgcccccagcccggggcgccccgcggcccccgccccgcccccagacccACCCTCAGAcacagccccagccccgcccccagccccagccccgcccccagcccggggcgccccgcggcccccgccccatccccacccccagccccacccccaacccgggGCGCCCCGCGGCCCCCACCTTGGGGCGCGGTGGGGGGCTGCCTCACACCCTGAGCCGGCccgctgcccttccccccccccaccgggcaAGGACCCCGGCCCCGAGgaccgtcccccctcccccactccgctCCGCGCGCGCCCCAGACTGCGCGGGCCccgtgccctccacccccaccgtCCCGTCCCAAGttcaccgccccccctcccaaccccgcACGCAGCCCTCCTCCTTGGCCCCCGCGCCCCTCGCTCGCTCCGCCCCCTCCCACATCTGtcgtcttccccccacccccaccccccgctgctGCCCGAGAAGACGTGGAAGGGGCGGAAGGTCAGGGCAGCATCTCCAGGGGGCAGGGGCTGAACGTTCCCACGTTAGGACGTTCCCCCTGGCAGTCCTCCCGGAGGACTGCGCCCGCTCATCGCTGATGGGTGTCAGCCCCACGTCCCCCGGGTTCGTTCCACCGTGGGGACGGCCTGAAAAGGGGCAGCAGGGCTGCAGGGTATGAGGTCAACACGGACCGCCGGGGTAGAGGAAGCACAAAGTTCACGAGGAGTTAGGCTTGTATACCCCTCTAGTCCCCGTCCCCCCTCGAGCCCTGTTCAGTCGCATCCAGTGCAGCACTCAGCACCCACATTTACCTCCCCGCTCCCTCCCGTTCTTTGGCGGCAGCCTCCCACTGGCTACCCTAAGCACAGCCCCCCCACCATATGGCCCAGAGCTCACAGTCCAAGGGAAGCCCACCTGATTTCGCTTCAGATTCTTCCCCCCAGGAGCAATCTGGGCTGCGGTGTGCTGAGAGAGAGGTCCAgagcccctcccccggccccagaCCCCTACAAGGAAAGCTTTAGAAGAAGGACGTGGTCCTGTTCaaccttcccttcttcctgggACTCGTTCTCTCCGCCCACTCCAGGGAAACCTGGGTtggctgggatgggggaggggcggctggACAGGAGGAAGGCGACAAGGATCACAGATGGCCTGGATGTTTGACCAAGGCCCCCGGGAGAGACTGCTCGGATATACAACTCCAATCCCGGCGCTCCAGAATTTAAGTTCTGGAATGAGGTGTTCGGctggagtctgtgtgtgtgtgtgtgtgtgtgtgtgtgtgtgtgtgtgtgtgtgtttggggtagagggcaggaggaaaaataaaaaaagacg includes:
- the KCNJ9 gene encoding G protein-activated inward rectifier potassium channel 3, which translates into the protein MARAGAPRSPGPEPPRRRGRQRYVEKDGRCNVQQGNVREPGRYLTDLFTTLADLQWRLSLLFFVLAYALTWLFFGAIWWLVAYGRGDLEHLGDAAWTPCVNNLNGFVAAFLFSIETETTIGYGHRVITDQCPEGIALLLLQAILGSMVNAFMVGCMFVKISQPNKRAATLVFSSHAVVSLRDGRLCLMFRVGDLRSSHIVEASIRAKLIRSRQTLEGEFIPLHQTDLSVGFDTGDDRLFLVSPLVISHEIDAASPFWEASRRALERDDFEIVVILEGMVEATGMTCQARSSYLVDEVLWGHRFTSVLTLEDGFYEVDYASFHQTFEVPTPSCSARELAEAAARLDAHLYWSVPSRLDEKVEEEGAGEGAGGGAGADKEQNGCLPPPESESKV